One part of the Engraulis encrasicolus isolate BLACKSEA-1 chromosome 17, IST_EnEncr_1.0, whole genome shotgun sequence genome encodes these proteins:
- the LOC134467191 gene encoding piggyBac transposable element-derived protein 4-like, translating to MASINKIKFLEELGLIFADPDSEGEYLPSDDDDDVNDPLYDPARDESLTCNGGEPAESESLASQPKSQTLDGLPPSEDGPWDVLQGQRANKHSPYKRSPSKRSSPFKRSPFKRSPFKCSPSKRSPFKQSPLKRSLSWQDEEANAGFEYLTNEEPSQNWIRPFDRPIGYRGETKLSSDSSPLDFLSLFLGDEFWNILVTETNRYAHQYLGSHRLKTNSRFHEWCDVTTSEMKAFLSLHLTMGLVEKSSLEDYWAEYWPTATPGFGKVMSRNRFQMILSFLHFANNEEYVGVGQPGHDRLFKLRPIIDLIVPRFAEVYGPSKQLSLDEMTIAFKGKSVLKMYNPRKPDKYGYKVFVLSEAKSGYVLQWSIYTGRKRPEAANAEFGATHLIVRELMAPYTGKGHEVYMDNFYTSPAIAEELASKDTGLCGTVRCNRKGMPKGLTGQHLLLAKGDDPVFMRKGKILACAWQDTKRVAMISTIHSNACDKKLMKASKYTDSTSDNREINRPLCVADYNSYMGGVDRADQRMKTYLFPHRSKKWYNRIFNAILSVSMVNAHIIYCRVTPAPHKPLKVFVQEVITALLDGFSRKEGKKTGRKAASMGPLPQRLTERHFIYKTEDHPDCVVCSDRSRPKGRRQTTFRCQQCGVGLCVVPCYEKYHTLIHYKKCHLDA from the coding sequence ATGGCATCTATAAACAAGATTAAATTCCTGGAGGAGTTGGGTCTTATATTTGCCGACCCTGATTCTGAGGGGGAGTATCTGCCCtcagacgacgatgatgatgttAACGATCCACTCTATGACCCTGCTAGAGATGAGTCCCTGACTTGCAATGGTGGAGAACCTGCAGAAAGTGAGAGTTTAGCCTCACAACCAAAATCCCAAACTTTGGATGGTTTGCCGCCCAGTGAAGATGGTCCATGGGATGTGCTGCAAGGCCAAAGAGCCAATAAGCATAGTCCATACAAGCGCAGTCCATCTAAGCGTAGTAGTCCATTTAAGCGCAGTCCATTCAAGCGCAGTCCATTTAAGTGCAGTCCATCTAAGCGTAGTCCGTTTAAACAGAGTCCATTAAAGCGTAGTCTATCTTGGCAAGACGAGGAGGCTAATGCCGGCTTTGAATACTTAACCAATGAAGAGCCGTCTCAAAATTGGATCAGGCCCTTTGATCGGCCAATTGGATATCGGGGTGAAACAAAACTATCCAGTGACAGCTCACCTCTGGATTTCCTGTCGCTCTTTCTCGGTGACGAGTTCTGGAATATACTCGTGACCGAGACAAATCGCTACGCCCATCAGTATTTGGGCTCCCATCGACTCAAGACGAACTCCAGATTCCACGAATGGTGCGATGTGACCACTAGCGAAATGAAGGCCTTCTTGTCTCTGCATCTGACCATGGGCTTGGTAGAGAAATCATCGTTGGAGGATTATTGGGCCGAATACTGGCCGACGGCAACGCCTGGATTCGGGAAGGTGATGTCCAGGAACAGGTTTCAGATGATCTTGTCTTTCCTCCACTTTGCCAACAACGAGGAGTATGTCGGTGTGGGTCAGCCAGGCCACGACAGGCTATTCAAATTGCGGCCAATCATCGATCTGATCGTTCCCCGTTTCGCAGAAGTGTACGGTCCATCCAAGCAGCTGTCCCTGGACGAAATGACCATCGCCTTCAAAGGGAAGTCGGTCCTGAAAATGTACAACCCCAGGAAACCAGACAAATACGGCTACAAGGTGTTTGTTCTGAGTGAGGCCAAGTCAGGTTATGTGCTTCAGTGGTCCATATACACCGGACGAAAACGTCCTGAGGCTGCCAACGCTGAATTTGGTGCCACGCACCTTATTGTCCGAGAGCTGATGGCCCCGTACACAGGGAAAGGGCATGAGGTGTACATGGATAATTTTTACACCTCACCAGCCATAGCGGAAGAGCTGGCGAGCAAAGATACAGGTCTGTGTGGAACTGTTAGATGTAATAGGAAGGGGATGCCGAAGGGATTGACTGGACAACACCTGCTCTTGGCCAAGGGAGATGACCCCGTCTTCATGAGGAAGGGCAAAATATTAGCTTGTGCGTGGCAGGATACCAAGCGCGTCGCCATGATCTCTACCATCCACAGCAACGCGTGCGACAAAAAGCTCATGAAGGCTAGCAAATACACCGATAGTACCAGCGATAACAGGGAGATAAACAGGCCGCTGTGTGTCGCCGATTACAACTCCTACATGGGGGGCGTCGACAGGGCAGACCAGAGGATGAAGACCTACCTCTTCCCCCACAGGTCGAAGAAGTGGTACAACAGAATCTTCAACGCCATTCTGAGCGTGAGCATGGTGAACGCGCACATCATTTACTGCCGCGTCACGCCTGCTCCTCACAAGCCATTGAAAGTGTTTGTGCAGGAGGTCATCACCGCTCTGCTGGATGGCTTCTCCAGGAAAGAGGGCAAAAAAACAGGGCGGAAGGCGGCCTCGATGGGTCCCCTGCCGCAGAGACTCACCGAGCGCCACTTCATCTACAAGACTGAGGATCACCCGGACTGTGTCGTCTGCTCTGACCGGAGCCGCCCCAAAGGTCGGCGTCAGACCACGTTCAGGTGTCAGCAGTGTGGGGTGGGTCTCTGTGTCGTGCCTTGCTATGAGAAGTACCACACCCTGATACACTACAAGAAGTGTCACCTGGATGCATAG